From a region of the Sphingopyxis sp. YR583 genome:
- a CDS encoding low temperature requirement protein A, with product MTATRRSILRNRDGHHARVTYEELFFDLVYVFAVTQLSHLLLHHLSPVGALETLILWFAVWLGWQYTCWVTNWFDPENPRLRGVLFVLMLLALMMAAAIPEAFGDRGLVFAACYVTLQLGRTLFVIFHLDRGTPLAANYRRMAAWFTLSGCFWIAGAFAGHEGRLALWGIAVLLEYVAPMTGFAFPGLGRSQTSEWTIEGGHLAERCQLFVIVALGETLLATGATLGRDQSWSTPILSALGATFLGTLALWWLYFGTSSKDATAKITTSDDPGRIGAWFNYVHAILVGGIIVCAVGNDLAMEHPGGHASLPQVLVIAAGPILYLAGSAIYRRVVYGRVPASHLAGILAALALAPIGLNANLLTMGWCTTLLLAAVAIWESQTRRTAPAIAGR from the coding sequence ATGACGGCGACCCGCCGGTCCATTTTGCGCAACCGCGACGGGCATCATGCCCGCGTCACCTATGAAGAATTATTCTTCGATCTGGTCTATGTCTTCGCGGTCACCCAGCTCAGCCACCTGCTCCTCCATCATCTGAGCCCCGTCGGCGCGCTCGAAACGCTGATCCTGTGGTTCGCGGTGTGGCTCGGCTGGCAATATACCTGCTGGGTCACCAACTGGTTCGATCCCGAAAATCCCCGACTGCGCGGCGTCCTCTTCGTCCTGATGCTGCTCGCGCTGATGATGGCCGCCGCGATTCCCGAAGCGTTCGGCGACCGGGGACTGGTGTTCGCGGCCTGTTATGTCACGCTCCAACTCGGCCGAACGCTGTTTGTCATCTTCCACCTCGACCGCGGCACGCCGCTCGCCGCCAACTATCGCCGGATGGCGGCGTGGTTCACGCTCTCGGGCTGTTTCTGGATCGCGGGCGCATTCGCCGGCCACGAGGGGCGGCTCGCGCTCTGGGGGATCGCGGTCCTGCTCGAATATGTCGCGCCGATGACCGGCTTCGCCTTTCCCGGCCTCGGGCGATCGCAAACGAGCGAATGGACGATCGAGGGCGGCCACCTTGCCGAACGTTGCCAGCTGTTCGTCATCGTCGCGCTTGGCGAGACGCTGCTCGCGACCGGCGCAACGCTTGGGCGCGACCAGAGTTGGAGCACGCCGATCCTCTCGGCCCTCGGCGCGACCTTCCTCGGCACGCTCGCGCTCTGGTGGCTCTATTTCGGTACCTCGAGCAAGGACGCGACGGCGAAGATCACGACGTCGGACGATCCCGGCCGCATCGGCGCCTGGTTCAACTATGTCCACGCGATCCTCGTCGGGGGCATCATCGTCTGCGCGGTCGGCAACGACCTTGCGATGGAACATCCGGGCGGCCACGCCAGCCTGCCGCAGGTGCTGGTGATCGCGGCCGGCCCCATCCTCTATCTGGCGGGCAGCGCAATCTATCGCCGTGTCGTCTATGGCCGCGTCCCGGCGTCCCACCTCGCGGGAATCCTGGCAGCCTTGGCGCTCGCCCCGATCGGACTCAACGCCAATCTGCTCACCATGGGGTGGTGTACGACCCTGCTTCTCGCCGCGGTCGCGATCTGGGAAAGCCAAACACGGCGCACCGCGCCAGCGATCGCGGGGCGCTGA
- a CDS encoding SDR family oxidoreductase, with the protein MADHSIKGKTVLIAGGGKNLGGLVARDLAEQGARAIVIHYNSAASAAETEETLAAVRAAGAEAVAFQADLTSAASMEKLFADTIAAIGRPDIAINTVGKVLKKPFTEISEAEYDEMTAVNSKTAFFFLKEAGKHVNDNGKVCTLVTSLLGAYTPFYAAYAGTKAPVEHFTRAASKEFGARGISVTAIGPGPMDTPFFYPAEEADAQAYHKSAAALSAFTKTGLTDIQDIVPWIRMLVSDGWWMTGQTILVNGGYTTK; encoded by the coding sequence ATGGCCGATCACAGCATCAAGGGTAAGACCGTCCTCATCGCGGGCGGGGGCAAGAATCTGGGGGGACTGGTCGCGCGCGACCTCGCCGAACAGGGCGCCAGGGCGATCGTCATCCATTACAACAGCGCCGCCTCGGCGGCCGAGACCGAGGAAACGCTCGCCGCAGTCCGCGCCGCGGGCGCCGAAGCCGTCGCCTTCCAGGCCGATCTCACGTCGGCCGCGTCCATGGAAAAGCTTTTTGCCGACACCATCGCCGCAATCGGCCGCCCCGATATCGCGATCAATACCGTCGGCAAGGTGCTGAAAAAGCCCTTCACCGAAATCAGCGAGGCCGAATATGACGAGATGACCGCCGTCAATTCGAAGACCGCCTTCTTCTTCCTGAAAGAGGCGGGCAAGCATGTGAACGACAATGGCAAGGTCTGCACGCTCGTCACATCCCTGCTCGGCGCCTACACGCCCTTTTATGCCGCCTATGCGGGGACCAAGGCGCCGGTCGAACATTTCACCCGCGCCGCATCGAAGGAGTTCGGCGCGCGCGGCATTTCGGTGACCGCGATCGGCCCGGGTCCGATGGACACGCCCTTCTTCTATCCCGCTGAAGAAGCCGATGCGCAGGCCTATCACAAGTCGGCCGCGGCGCTGTCCGCCTTCACGAAGACCGGGCTGACCGACATTCAGGATATCGTCCCGTGGATCCGCATGCTGGTGTCCGACGGCTGGTGGATGACCGGCCAGACGATCCTCGTCAACGGCGGCTACACGACCAAGTGA
- a CDS encoding helix-turn-helix domain-containing protein produces the protein MTEAVTVWDGIRPRSGRDVVARHQAHIGRFGVLAATENLASPTDWAFEEDHHVIVVHLGGQLDRMECEFSVGPSGPVLPTRGDVWIIPAACRYAALAQGERAEFVELSIPTALLADAPLVARVQHRDDFLFGAATRLFELLRETDDDLARMASHEVGDALERHLFHRYGHRDPQPVRRALSASDRNRLVDAIRGQLDAEHSLATLSALVGMDERGFTGAFRNAFGVSPWQYVMRARLDEAARRLWYGGESMTEVALATGFASPSHFATAFARRFGVPPSRYRAAAR, from the coding sequence TTGACCGAAGCCGTAACCGTCTGGGATGGCATCAGACCGCGATCGGGGCGCGACGTCGTCGCGCGACATCAGGCGCATATCGGCCGGTTCGGCGTGCTTGCCGCCACCGAGAATCTGGCTTCGCCGACCGACTGGGCCTTCGAGGAAGATCATCATGTGATCGTCGTCCATCTCGGTGGGCAGCTAGACCGGATGGAGTGCGAATTTTCGGTCGGTCCGTCGGGGCCGGTGCTGCCGACACGCGGCGATGTGTGGATAATCCCGGCGGCATGCCGCTATGCCGCGCTCGCGCAGGGCGAGCGGGCGGAGTTTGTCGAACTCAGCATTCCGACGGCGCTGCTTGCCGATGCGCCACTGGTGGCGCGGGTGCAGCATCGCGACGATTTTCTCTTCGGCGCGGCGACGCGGCTGTTCGAGCTGTTACGCGAAACGGATGACGATCTGGCGCGGATGGCGTCGCATGAGGTCGGCGATGCGCTTGAGCGACATCTGTTTCATCGATATGGGCATCGCGATCCACAGCCCGTGCGGCGGGCGTTGTCGGCATCGGATCGCAACCGGCTGGTCGACGCGATCCGCGGGCAGCTCGATGCGGAGCATAGCCTTGCCACGCTTTCGGCGCTGGTCGGGATGGATGAGCGGGGCTTCACCGGCGCCTTTCGCAACGCATTCGGCGTGTCGCCCTGGCAATATGTGATGCGCGCGCGTCTTGACGAGGCGGCGCGGCGGCTGTGGTATGGTGGGGAATCGATGACCGAGGTGGCGCTGGCGACGGGCTTTGCCTCGCCAAGCCATTTCGCGACCGCCTTTGCGCGGCGCTTCGGGGTGCCGCCGTCGCGCTATCGTGCCGCAGCACGATAG
- a CDS encoding TonB-dependent receptor yields the protein MTNARYLLASASIGTLLFAASAAHAQAPAPAAADTAESEIVVTGIRGSLREAIDAKRDLAVIADVVTAEDVGKFPDKNVAEALQRVPGIVVNREFGEGERVSLRGTAPNLTKTLLNGHSVATADWFILDQVASTRSFNYLTLPAEIIGRLEVYKSPQADVEEGGVGGTINVITRNPLDLDPLTLSASAQAAYSDLSGKVDPQVSGLISWKNADETFGVLVGAIYQKRRTRRDGLEIFGYRSFPVGGGQSALVPTLIGSTMFEQDRERYGANVGIQFRPSDELEINITGLYSRFNADNFNQNYIAWGEQALAGGGTISNAVVRDGVAVSGNIASATGGTTGFGVVYDAIDRQAVAKTVSADFDLTYRPTDSLSVHFKAGWTKANGDTSNENFIEFAGPGAFSYDLTSGRPEVSFSNPNPLNPLGIRPDFARIQSVTNDDEEKYFYLDVEKQVEWGPLTALKFGVKYTDHDRVAERFATNGGVFTPGLRCNGAPCTSADFATGSGMPGDFLDNIASPGTLTDYWRVDPAKLRAIYAASTSPSNDRFLVPGNTYSINEKAWGGYGLAKFGGEGWRGNVGVRVITTDQTSDGYIIGGANPEFTNPFGGFTPSTAKRSYTDILPSANLSVDLSPQVVLRFAAGKTVTRPDFVDITPGVDLNGTLLTGRGGDPNLDPYRANQYDLSIEWYPDRETIVALAAFYKDIQSYIVNTTSTETLPGVFVPGSQPAGCVAAGGGNPNLFNCPYQINRRSNGDGGRNQGFEFQVSRPIWGGFGAVVNYTYSDAKANNGDPIPGNSKHSLNLTGYYENDLVSARLSYNYRSKFFIDIDRAAPLNQAALSSLDASVSVNITDNIALTADAINLTNEKIEQYSGTRDRPRAIYDNGRQFYVGARLKF from the coding sequence ATGACCAATGCAAGATATCTGCTTGCCTCGGCCAGCATTGGTACATTGCTTTTTGCCGCCAGCGCAGCCCACGCGCAGGCGCCAGCCCCGGCCGCCGCCGATACGGCGGAGAGCGAAATCGTCGTCACCGGCATCCGCGGGTCGCTCCGCGAAGCGATCGACGCGAAGCGCGATCTCGCGGTCATCGCCGATGTCGTCACCGCCGAAGATGTCGGCAAATTCCCCGACAAGAATGTCGCCGAGGCGCTCCAGCGCGTCCCCGGCATCGTCGTCAATCGCGAGTTCGGCGAGGGCGAGCGCGTCTCGCTCCGCGGCACCGCGCCGAACCTCACCAAGACCCTCCTCAACGGCCACAGCGTCGCGACCGCCGACTGGTTCATCCTCGATCAGGTCGCCTCGACGCGCAGCTTCAACTATCTGACCCTGCCCGCCGAAATCATCGGCCGCCTCGAAGTCTACAAAAGCCCGCAGGCCGATGTCGAGGAAGGCGGGGTCGGCGGCACGATCAACGTCATCACGCGCAATCCGCTCGACCTCGACCCGCTCACCCTCTCGGCCTCGGCACAGGCCGCCTATTCGGACCTGTCGGGTAAGGTCGACCCGCAGGTCTCGGGCCTCATCAGTTGGAAAAATGCAGACGAAACCTTCGGTGTCCTCGTCGGCGCCATCTATCAGAAGCGCCGCACGCGCCGCGACGGCCTCGAAATCTTCGGCTACCGCTCCTTCCCCGTCGGCGGCGGGCAGAGCGCGCTCGTCCCGACGCTGATCGGCTCGACGATGTTCGAACAGGACCGCGAGCGCTACGGCGCCAATGTCGGTATCCAGTTCCGTCCGTCGGACGAGCTCGAAATCAACATCACCGGCCTCTATTCGCGCTTCAACGCCGACAACTTCAACCAGAATTATATCGCCTGGGGCGAGCAGGCGCTCGCCGGCGGCGGCACGATCAGCAACGCCGTGGTCCGTGACGGCGTCGCGGTCTCGGGCAATATCGCTTCGGCGACCGGCGGCACGACGGGTTTCGGCGTCGTCTATGACGCGATCGACCGGCAGGCGGTCGCCAAGACCGTCTCGGCCGATTTCGACCTGACTTACCGACCGACCGACAGCCTCTCGGTCCATTTCAAGGCCGGCTGGACCAAGGCGAACGGCGACACGAGCAACGAGAATTTCATCGAATTCGCCGGCCCCGGCGCGTTCAGCTACGACCTCACCAGCGGCCGTCCCGAAGTCAGCTTCTCCAACCCCAACCCGCTCAACCCCTTGGGCATCCGTCCCGACTTCGCACGCATCCAGTCGGTGACTAACGACGATGAGGAGAAATATTTCTATCTCGACGTCGAAAAACAGGTCGAATGGGGTCCGCTCACCGCACTCAAATTCGGGGTCAAATATACCGACCATGATCGCGTCGCCGAACGTTTCGCGACCAACGGCGGCGTCTTCACCCCCGGCCTCCGCTGCAATGGCGCGCCGTGCACCTCGGCCGATTTCGCGACCGGCAGCGGCATGCCCGGCGACTTCCTCGACAATATCGCATCGCCCGGCACGCTCACCGACTACTGGCGCGTCGATCCCGCGAAGCTGCGCGCGATCTATGCCGCGTCGACCTCGCCGAGCAACGACCGCTTCCTCGTTCCCGGCAACACCTATTCGATCAACGAAAAGGCGTGGGGCGGCTACGGCCTCGCCAAATTCGGCGGCGAGGGCTGGCGCGGCAATGTCGGCGTGCGCGTGATCACCACCGACCAGACGTCGGACGGCTATATCATCGGCGGCGCCAACCCCGAGTTCACCAACCCGTTCGGGGGCTTCACCCCGTCGACCGCTAAGCGGTCGTACACCGACATCCTGCCCAGCGCGAACCTCTCGGTCGACCTCTCGCCGCAAGTCGTGCTGCGCTTCGCCGCGGGCAAGACGGTGACGCGCCCCGACTTCGTCGATATCACCCCCGGCGTCGACCTCAACGGCACGTTGCTCACCGGCCGCGGCGGCGATCCGAACCTCGACCCTTACCGCGCCAACCAGTATGACCTGTCGATCGAATGGTATCCCGACCGCGAGACGATCGTTGCGCTCGCCGCTTTCTACAAGGATATCCAGTCGTACATCGTCAACACGACCTCGACCGAAACCCTGCCGGGCGTGTTCGTGCCGGGGTCGCAGCCCGCAGGCTGCGTCGCGGCGGGCGGCGGCAATCCGAACCTGTTCAATTGCCCCTATCAGATCAACCGTCGCAGCAACGGCGACGGCGGACGCAACCAGGGCTTCGAATTCCAGGTGTCGCGCCCGATCTGGGGTGGCTTCGGCGCGGTGGTCAACTACACCTATTCGGACGCCAAGGCGAACAATGGCGACCCGATCCCGGGCAATTCGAAGCACTCGCTCAACCTGACGGGCTATTATGAGAATGACCTCGTCAGCGCACGACTCTCTTACAACTACCGGTCGAAATTCTTCATCGATATCGACCGCGCGGCACCGCTCAATCAGGCTGCGCTCTCGTCGCTCGATGCGTCGGTCAGCGTCAATATCACCGACAATATCGCGCTCACCGCCGACGCGATCAACCTGACCAACGAGAAGATCGAGCAATATTCGGGCACCCGCGACCGCCCGCGCGCGATCTATGACAATGGCCGCCAATTCTATGTCGGCGCGCGCCTCAAGTTCTAA
- a CDS encoding pyridoxamine 5-phosphate oxidase, with amino-acid sequence MSDIDNIAGLEAILGKAPPAVSLKVIDHVDATARRWLAASLLMFAGFGDSDDIAITLGGGDAGFAAADAATLSVPLTALDDPALAVPGTSFGSLFLVPGIGETLRINGRVAAIDGGAAKIAVEECYVHCAKALIRSGFWSATPTNAAPDAPHAFAAEACFMALATMDAACNADLSPKGDPAGAMAHVTGDQLWFADRPGNRRTDSFRNLIVQPRIAAAMLIPGASAVAIVRGAAMLTDDETARASFAVQGKIPLLATRVDNVDIAIRPSAALARAKLWPAAAAPADIKPAKMFAEHVRLNKDKGIGARLAGAFVSVPGLMQRGLDKDYKDNLY; translated from the coding sequence ATGAGCGACATCGATAACATCGCGGGCCTCGAGGCTATTCTTGGCAAGGCACCCCCGGCGGTGAGTCTCAAGGTCATCGATCATGTCGATGCCACGGCGCGGCGCTGGCTTGCCGCGTCGCTGCTCATGTTCGCCGGGTTTGGCGACAGCGACGACATCGCGATCACACTCGGCGGCGGCGACGCGGGTTTCGCGGCGGCCGATGCTGCGACGCTGTCGGTGCCGCTCACGGCGCTCGACGATCCGGCGCTCGCGGTGCCGGGGACCAGCTTCGGCTCGCTCTTCCTTGTTCCCGGCATCGGCGAGACGCTGCGCATCAATGGCCGCGTCGCCGCCATCGACGGCGGTGCCGCGAAAATCGCGGTCGAGGAATGCTATGTTCACTGCGCCAAGGCACTGATCCGGTCAGGTTTCTGGTCTGCCACGCCGACGAACGCCGCCCCCGACGCTCCCCATGCTTTTGCCGCCGAAGCCTGCTTCATGGCGCTGGCGACGATGGATGCCGCGTGTAACGCCGACCTCAGCCCAAAGGGCGACCCTGCGGGCGCGATGGCGCATGTCACCGGCGACCAGCTCTGGTTCGCGGACCGCCCCGGCAACCGCCGCACCGACAGCTTCCGCAATCTCATCGTCCAGCCGCGCATCGCGGCGGCGATGCTGATTCCCGGTGCGTCGGCGGTCGCGATCGTGCGCGGTGCGGCGATGCTCACCGACGATGAAACCGCGCGCGCCAGCTTCGCGGTGCAGGGAAAGATACCGCTGCTCGCGACGCGCGTCGACAATGTAGACATCGCGATCCGCCCGAGCGCCGCACTCGCGCGCGCAAAGCTCTGGCCCGCCGCGGCCGCGCCGGCCGATATCAAACCCGCAAAAATGTTCGCCGAGCATGTCCGGCTCAACAAGGACAAGGGGATCGGCGCGCGCCTCGCCGGCGCCTTCGTCTCGGTGCCCGGGCTGATGCAGCGCGGGCTCGACAAGGATTACAAGGACAACCTCTACTGA
- a CDS encoding TonB-dependent siderophore receptor: MRRFTGLALRTCALLMAGAAWAPSAAWAQDAAAEAEVAEEGGVEAVKQDDGAIVVTARRFVPSGAITASKTTAPLIETPQSVSVISRDQIDMLNFVDVQQAVRYTAGIVGENYGPDLRFDFLTLRGFIPVQYVDGLQAPVSSTISNVGVDLYGFEAIDILKGPAGVLYGTTPPGGIYNLTSRRPSSRTSGEIQLKYGTDDFKQAAGTITGELANGLTARLTGLYRDRDGQTDFVTARRAYVAPAVAFDIGPDTKITALGYYQWDRVEGDTNGFLPAVGVLVPNPLGKVPRGVNLGEPDYNFYRREQWSLGYEFTHRFSSALRFTQNARWSDYSEYQQIIYANGLAADNRTVTRSNFPFADDVQQFAVDSRFDAEVGTGAIEHHILAGLDYRNYREQSAFAFLGATSIDLFNPVYSSTPIPAPTSLFDFTNQRLKQTGVYLQDQAHIGNLILTLSGRHDWMTINNYATGAAFPEVKEKKFTWRAGATYVTDSGIAPYISYATSFQPLVGQTFGGGAFDPSEGKQIEAGVKFDGRNMSDDFKIFATGAIYRIRQSNVLTQDTVNPGFSVQTGEVTSKGLELEVVARIRQQLSINASYTYLDAKVTESNNPAEVGGRLAAQPRHKASLFVDYTHRSGAGGGVGVRHLSNSNGVVALPGATVTTPSGIVIPATFTSPAVTLFDATLHYDLPGWRFAVNGSNLFDKRYAGRCTGLANCFFAEGRRIIATVTKRF, from the coding sequence ATGCGCAGATTCACCGGGCTTGCCCTTCGCACTTGTGCGTTGCTGATGGCCGGGGCCGCGTGGGCGCCGTCGGCTGCATGGGCGCAAGACGCAGCCGCCGAAGCCGAAGTTGCCGAAGAGGGCGGCGTCGAGGCGGTGAAGCAGGACGACGGGGCGATCGTCGTCACTGCCCGCCGCTTCGTCCCCTCGGGCGCGATCACCGCGAGCAAGACGACCGCGCCGCTGATCGAGACGCCCCAATCGGTGTCGGTGATCTCGCGCGACCAGATAGACATGCTCAACTTCGTCGATGTGCAGCAGGCGGTGCGTTACACTGCGGGCATCGTCGGCGAAAATTACGGCCCCGATCTGCGTTTCGACTTCCTGACGCTGCGCGGCTTCATCCCCGTCCAATATGTCGACGGGCTGCAGGCGCCGGTCAGCTCGACGATCTCGAACGTCGGTGTCGATCTCTATGGCTTCGAGGCGATCGACATTTTGAAAGGGCCCGCAGGCGTCCTGTACGGCACGACCCCGCCGGGCGGCATCTATAACCTCACCAGCCGCCGCCCCTCGTCGCGCACCAGCGGCGAAATCCAGCTGAAATATGGCACCGACGATTTCAAGCAGGCCGCAGGCACGATCACCGGCGAGCTGGCGAACGGCCTCACCGCGCGATTGACGGGCCTGTACCGCGACCGCGACGGCCAGACCGATTTCGTGACCGCGCGCCGCGCCTATGTCGCGCCCGCGGTGGCGTTCGACATCGGCCCCGACACCAAGATCACCGCGCTCGGCTATTATCAGTGGGACCGCGTCGAAGGCGACACCAACGGCTTCCTTCCGGCGGTCGGCGTGCTCGTGCCCAATCCGCTCGGCAAGGTTCCGCGCGGGGTCAACCTCGGTGAGCCCGATTACAACTTCTATCGCCGCGAGCAGTGGAGCCTCGGCTACGAGTTCACGCATCGTTTCTCGTCGGCGCTGCGCTTCACACAGAACGCCCGCTGGAGCGATTACAGCGAATATCAGCAGATCATTTATGCGAACGGGCTGGCGGCCGACAACCGCACCGTGACGCGGTCGAACTTCCCCTTCGCCGACGATGTGCAGCAATTCGCGGTCGATTCGCGCTTCGATGCCGAGGTCGGCACCGGTGCGATCGAGCATCATATCCTCGCGGGTCTCGACTATCGCAATTATCGTGAGCAGTCGGCGTTCGCCTTCCTCGGGGCGACGAGCATCGACCTGTTCAATCCGGTGTACAGCAGCACGCCGATCCCGGCGCCGACCTCGCTGTTCGATTTCACCAACCAGCGACTGAAACAGACCGGCGTCTATCTGCAGGACCAGGCGCATATCGGCAATCTGATCCTGACGCTGTCGGGGCGTCATGACTGGATGACGATCAACAATTATGCGACCGGCGCCGCCTTCCCCGAGGTTAAGGAAAAGAAATTCACCTGGCGCGCGGGTGCGACCTATGTGACCGACAGCGGCATCGCGCCGTACATCAGCTACGCCACCTCGTTCCAGCCGCTTGTCGGCCAGACGTTCGGCGGCGGCGCCTTCGATCCGAGCGAGGGCAAGCAGATCGAGGCCGGGGTCAAGTTCGACGGCCGCAACATGAGCGATGATTTCAAGATCTTCGCGACCGGCGCGATCTATCGCATCAGGCAGAGCAATGTGCTGACGCAGGACACGGTCAATCCGGGCTTCTCGGTCCAGACGGGCGAAGTCACATCGAAGGGGCTGGAGCTCGAAGTCGTCGCGCGCATCCGCCAGCAGCTGTCGATCAACGCGTCCTACACCTATCTCGACGCGAAGGTCACCGAGAGCAACAATCCGGCCGAAGTCGGCGGACGCCTTGCCGCGCAGCCGCGGCACAAGGCGTCGCTGTTCGTCGACTACACGCATCGCAGCGGCGCAGGCGGCGGCGTCGGCGTGCGCCATCTCAGCAACAGCAACGGCGTCGTCGCGCTGCCGGGGGCGACGGTGACGACGCCGAGCGGGATCGTCATTCCGGCGACCTTCACCAGCCCCGCGGTGACGCTGTTCGACGCGACGCTGCACTATGACCTTCCGGGCTGGCGCTTTGCGGTCAACGGCAGCAATCTCTTCGACAAGCGTTATGCGGGCCGCTGCACGGGCCTTGCCAATTGCTTCTTCGCCGAAGGGCGCCGGATCATCGCGACGGTGACGAAGCGCTTCTGA
- a CDS encoding PepSY-associated TM helix domain-containing protein: protein MQRSTIRAWFLVHKWTSIISTAFLLMLCVTGLPLIFHDEIDALTEAAPQYGLPGVGSSSEAPGLRPLDEMLAKALAARPGEVPVFMAFDNDNPSMTITTAPRPGSPDSEMTIQLWDRSTGLATGAVDESGVMHFILQLHTDMFLGLPGMLFLGLMGLLFVIAIVSGIVLYTPFMRKLDFGTLRTSRSRRVKWLDYHNLLGIVALAWMTVVGATGVINAFATPIFAQWQTTELADMVRAYDGKGAVPPSRYGSIDRAMAAARRAVPGNNPQFIAFPGGNFSSKHHVAIFFQGATPLTERLLTPALVDAETGEFTAARSMPWYAQALFVSQPLHFGDYGGLPLKILWAILTLFTIIVLGSGLYLWLGKRRAGTDALVREVESGGLIAPAE from the coding sequence ATGCAGCGATCGACCATCCGCGCATGGTTCCTCGTCCACAAATGGACGAGCATCATCTCCACCGCCTTCCTCCTGATGCTATGCGTCACCGGCCTGCCGCTGATCTTTCACGACGAAATCGACGCGCTGACCGAAGCGGCGCCGCAATATGGCCTGCCCGGGGTCGGCTCCTCGAGCGAAGCGCCGGGCCTCAGACCGCTCGACGAAATGCTGGCGAAGGCACTCGCCGCGCGACCGGGTGAGGTTCCGGTCTTCATGGCGTTCGACAACGACAATCCGTCGATGACCATCACCACCGCCCCCCGCCCCGGCTCGCCCGACAGCGAGATGACCATCCAGCTATGGGACCGCTCGACGGGCCTCGCGACCGGCGCGGTCGACGAAAGCGGCGTCATGCACTTCATTCTCCAGCTTCATACCGACATGTTTCTCGGCCTGCCGGGAATGCTCTTCCTCGGGCTGATGGGGCTGCTCTTCGTGATCGCGATCGTGTCGGGGATCGTGCTTTATACCCCCTTTATGCGCAAGCTCGACTTCGGCACCCTGCGCACCTCGCGCAGCCGCCGCGTCAAATGGCTCGACTATCACAATCTGCTCGGCATCGTCGCGCTCGCCTGGATGACCGTCGTCGGCGCGACCGGGGTGATCAACGCCTTCGCGACCCCGATCTTCGCGCAGTGGCAGACGACCGAACTCGCCGACATGGTGCGCGCCTATGATGGCAAGGGCGCGGTTCCGCCGTCGCGCTATGGCTCGATCGACAGGGCGATGGCGGCGGCGCGCCGGGCGGTCCCCGGCAACAACCCGCAGTTCATCGCCTTTCCCGGCGGGAACTTCAGCAGCAAGCATCATGTCGCCATCTTCTTTCAGGGCGCGACGCCGCTGACCGAGCGGTTGCTCACTCCGGCGCTCGTCGATGCCGAGACGGGCGAATTCACCGCCGCGCGCTCGATGCCCTGGTATGCGCAGGCGCTGTTCGTGTCGCAGCCGCTCCACTTCGGCGACTATGGCGGGCTGCCGCTGAAGATCCTGTGGGCTATCCTGACGCTCTTCACGATCATCGTCCTTGGCTCGGGCCTCTATCTCTGGCTAGGCAAACGCCGCGCCGGCACCGATGCGCTGGTGCGCGAGGTCGAGAGCGGCGGCCTGATAGCGCCCGCCGAATGA
- a CDS encoding hemerythrin domain-containing protein, translated as MPLSREMERLRAEHSALIALARIVTDLLQAPGPAQLTELASARGMLRETLVRHLKCEDWILYPRLRATGDPDLMHITREFELEMGDLAAEYVAYDDLWTAERVAARWEEFCRETIAIFGALATRVEREERELYPLADRLHAATATLDPLIMGEATISS; from the coding sequence ATGCCTCTGAGCCGCGAAATGGAGCGACTGCGCGCCGAACATTCGGCACTGATCGCGCTTGCGCGGATTGTGACAGACTTGCTCCAAGCGCCCGGTCCCGCGCAGTTGACCGAACTGGCATCGGCGCGCGGCATGCTTCGCGAGACGCTGGTGCGCCACCTGAAATGCGAGGACTGGATCCTCTATCCACGACTGCGGGCGACCGGTGACCCGGACCTGATGCACATCACGCGGGAATTCGAACTGGAAATGGGCGATCTTGCGGCAGAATATGTCGCTTATGACGACCTTTGGACCGCGGAGCGCGTCGCGGCGCGCTGGGAGGAATTCTGCCGCGAAACGATCGCGATATTCGGCGCGCTGGCGACGCGGGTCGAGCGCGAGGAGCGGGAGCTTTATCCCCTCGCCGACAGGCTTCATGCCGCCACCGCGACGCTCGATCCCCTGATCATGGGCGAAGCGACAATTTCCAGCTGA